A single region of the Malus sylvestris chromosome 8, drMalSylv7.2, whole genome shotgun sequence genome encodes:
- the LOC126631893 gene encoding transcription factor MYB1-like, whose protein sequence is MGRSPCCSKEGLNRGAWTALEDKILSSYIKAHGEGKWRSLPKRAGLKRCGKSCRLRWLNYLRPDIKRGNISGDEEELIVRLHNLLGNRWSLIAGRLPGRTDNEIKNYWNTTLGKKSKVDSFSGSSKETSLNPCKSIAKKKDVQSKTSTAAAQPLVIRTKATRLTKILVPQNIPSDENYTAAAANPLELQTQSAEKGGSTEEFPRTNAGDCSNILKNFGCDDDDIDAKGDQYCNEFQLLNSIPLDEAIINDGCWTGGNGCDLEDYGASLDLDSLAFLLDSEEWPSQENVVV, encoded by the exons ATGGGAAGGAGTCCGTGTTGCTCCAAGGAAGGACTCAACAGAGGAGCCTGGACTGCCTTGGAAGATAAAATTTTATCATCTTACATCAAAGCTCATGGAGAAGGAAAATGGAGAAGCCTCCCTAAAAGAGCTG gTCTGAAGAGATGTGGTAAAAGTTGTAGACTTAGATGGTTAAACTATCTGAGACCAGACATAAAGAGAGGCAACATTTCAGGTGATGAAGAAGAACTCATTGTCAGGCTCCATAACCTTCTTGGTAACAG ATGGTCCTTAATAGCCGGAAGGCTACCGGGGCGAACAGACAATGAAATCAAGAATTACTGGAATACAACTTTGGGGAAGAAATCGAAAGTCGATTCGTTTTCTGGATCCTCGAAAGAAACTTCTCTAAATCCATGCAAATCCATAGCGAAAAAGAAAGATGTCCAGTCCAAAACATCAACTGCCGCTGCTCAACCTCTAGTAATAAGAACCAAGGCCACTAGGTTGACCAAAATTTTAGTCCCACAAAATATTCCTAGTGACGAAAATTATACAGCAGCTGCCGCAAACCCATTAGAGCTTCAGACCCAATCGGCGGAAAAAGGCGGAAGCACCGAAGAGTTTCCGAGGACTAATGCAGGTGACTGCAGCAACATCTTGAAGAACTTTGGCTGCGATGATGACGACATTGATGCGAAGGGAGATCAATACTGCAACGAGTTTCAGTTGCTCAACTCTATACCGTTGGATGAGGCAATTATAAATGACGGCTGCTGGACGGGAGGAAACGGTTGCGATCTGGAGGACTACGGTGCCTCGTTGGATTTAGATTCTTTGGCATTCTTGCTTGACTCTGAGGAATGGCCTTCCCAAGAAAATGTTGTAGTCTAA